In a genomic window of Methanosarcina horonobensis HB-1 = JCM 15518:
- a CDS encoding cell division protein FtsA, with product MAKGLDVGTMNIICATKGNGSISFSQQRNAFLEMESTDLTKQMLDNGRVLYTQRGGVINVLGEDAFKFSNVFNKHIRRPMKQGIISPEEKDSIPMIKLIIERVLGLPDKKDELLYISVPANPVDNQLNVLYHGKTVEALATKLGYTACPIDEGLSVVYSELSDSNFTGVGISVGAGMTNVTVAYMATPIVSFSIARGGDWIDEQVAIATGMAKERITYIKETDFSLSGEHEIGSVQGALAVYYDALLTYVLQHLKRKLSETAPPDAEFQIAIAGGSTRVKGFTELFEERLKETDLPIRISSIRKNRFSTSGTDSKDPLYSIARGCLIAALSKEATLNPDSSSSSEAHDSKHSSHKPEPIVVTNRS from the coding sequence ATGGCTAAAGGCCTTGATGTAGGAACAATGAATATCATATGTGCTACAAAAGGAAATGGCTCAATTTCCTTTTCCCAGCAGAGAAACGCATTCCTTGAAATGGAATCAACTGACCTTACAAAACAAATGCTAGATAATGGAAGAGTACTATACACCCAGAGAGGAGGCGTTATTAATGTTCTCGGAGAAGATGCCTTTAAGTTCTCAAACGTATTTAATAAGCATATCCGAAGGCCCATGAAGCAGGGAATTATAAGTCCTGAGGAAAAAGATTCCATTCCTATGATCAAGCTCATTATTGAAAGGGTACTCGGACTCCCTGACAAGAAAGACGAACTTCTGTACATTTCCGTCCCTGCAAATCCTGTGGATAATCAGCTAAATGTGCTCTACCATGGAAAAACCGTAGAAGCCCTTGCCACAAAACTCGGGTATACTGCCTGCCCTATTGATGAAGGACTTTCAGTCGTGTACTCTGAACTTAGCGATTCCAATTTCACAGGAGTCGGGATAAGTGTAGGCGCAGGCATGACAAATGTAACCGTAGCCTACATGGCAACCCCGATTGTTTCCTTCAGTATAGCACGCGGAGGGGACTGGATTGATGAGCAGGTCGCAATTGCCACAGGCATGGCAAAGGAAAGAATCACCTACATAAAAGAGACGGACTTTTCACTGTCTGGAGAACATGAAATAGGAAGTGTCCAGGGAGCACTTGCTGTTTACTACGATGCTCTTCTGACATATGTACTGCAGCATCTCAAGCGCAAACTCTCAGAAACCGCTCCGCCAGATGCTGAATTCCAGATAGCAATCGCAGGTGGAAGTACAAGGGTCAAAGGCTTTACAGAGCTGTTTGAGGAAAGATTAAAAGAAACTGATCTACCTATCAGGATTTCGAGCATTAGAAAGAACAGGTTTAGCACATCAGGAACGGACTCAAAGGACCCCCTCTACTCAATTGCAAGGGGATGTTTGATTGCTGCTCTCTCCAAGGAGGCAACTCTCAACCCGGATTCCTCGTCCTCATCTGAAGCCCACGATTCGAAACACTCTTCTCACAAGCCCGAACCTATAGTGGTCACTAACCGAAGCTGA
- a CDS encoding DUF2178 domain-containing protein yields MKQKQFRIISLLIVMVMGAVVGFSVSIGNPVLAVGVVLAGMAVMYNLKQMLEDVVEDERIHQISQKASQVTLQIVMTGLALGGAALIAMREVYPTYTDLGFFMAYAGCGVLVLYSLFYRYYNRKYGGFDEE; encoded by the coding sequence ATGAAGCAAAAACAATTCAGGATAATCTCTCTCCTGATCGTAATGGTCATGGGAGCCGTAGTGGGTTTCTCGGTATCGATAGGAAATCCGGTACTTGCAGTAGGCGTCGTACTTGCAGGCATGGCAGTTATGTACAATTTGAAACAAATGCTGGAAGATGTGGTCGAAGATGAGAGAATTCACCAGATCAGCCAGAAGGCTTCGCAGGTTACTCTCCAGATAGTTATGACAGGGCTTGCTCTTGGGGGTGCAGCCCTGATAGCGATGAGAGAGGTTTATCCAACATATACCGATCTTGGTTTCTTCATGGCATACGCAGGCTGCGGGGTTCTTGTACTTTATTCCCTGTTTTACAGATATTACAACAGGAAATATGGTGGCTTTGATGAAGAATAA
- a CDS encoding helix-turn-helix transcriptional regulator, which yields MKNNIKVYRAMHDLTQESLAEKVGVTRQTIHAIEKGKYDPSLDLAFKLARLFNANIEDIFLYEGNEN from the coding sequence ATGAAGAATAATATCAAAGTTTACAGGGCGATGCACGACCTTACCCAGGAAAGTTTGGCTGAGAAAGTAGGAGTAACAAGACAGACAATACATGCTATTGAAAAAGGAAAGTATGATCCCTCTCTTGACCTTGCTTTCAAGCTTGCCAGACTTTTTAACGCAAATATCGAAGATATTTTTCTCTATGAGGGTAACGAGAACTGA
- a CDS encoding MM0924 family protein, whose product MMQSFIVEHYLNSAVDVYCGGPDIFRGTVKACADNVLTLENEGKLTHIAIDKIIALWAQ is encoded by the coding sequence ATGATGCAATCTTTTATAGTGGAGCATTATCTCAATAGTGCCGTAGATGTTTACTGTGGTGGGCCAGATATCTTCAGGGGAACCGTAAAAGCCTGTGCAGACAATGTACTCACCCTCGAAAACGAAGGAAAACTGACACATATAGCTATAGATAAGATTATAGCTTTGTGGGCTCAGTAA
- a CDS encoding MM0924 family protein has translation MQSFIVEHLLGEVVDVYCGGPDVFNGKVEACADDVLTLENKGKYTHITIDKIIAIWRT, from the coding sequence ATGCAATCTTTTATAGTGGAACATCTTCTTGGTGAAGTTGTGGATGTCTATTGCGGAGGTCCCGATGTTTTTAACGGAAAGGTGGAAGCCTGCGCAGACGATGTACTCACTCTCGAAAATAAAGGAAAATACACGCATATCACAATTGATAAGATCATAGCTATCTGGCGTACGTAA
- the speB gene encoding agmatinase: MFLPNSFIDALADYESARYVIFGVPFDNTSSYRAGSRWAPDAMRQVSANFESYNPVFDIDLVDLPIYDAGNLETSALVDETLRDLYEEVKILLNDGKLPIMLGGEHSLTYSTVRACAEFAGDDFGVLVLDAHFDLRQEYRGFKHNHACVSRNILENVTKNLVSIGIRSGPEEEWVFARENNLKYYTADDVESIGMVEVLKEVIEWLDCSQIYLSLDMDAIDPAYAPGLGTPEPFGLSARDVRTAIRTLAPYSMAFDIVEIAPEYDSGQTAMLGAKLMREFIASHAKSCIKT, translated from the coding sequence ATGTTTTTACCCAATTCCTTTATAGACGCTCTTGCAGACTACGAATCTGCACGATATGTTATTTTCGGTGTACCTTTTGACAACACTTCTTCGTACCGTGCAGGCAGCCGCTGGGCTCCAGACGCGATGAGGCAGGTTTCTGCAAATTTTGAGAGTTATAACCCTGTGTTCGACATAGATCTTGTAGACCTTCCGATTTATGATGCAGGAAATCTGGAGACTTCAGCCCTGGTTGATGAAACTCTGAGGGATCTTTACGAAGAAGTAAAGATTCTGTTAAACGACGGAAAGCTTCCTATTATGCTAGGAGGCGAGCATTCCCTGACTTATTCTACGGTCAGGGCATGTGCCGAGTTTGCAGGAGATGATTTCGGAGTCCTTGTCCTTGATGCCCACTTCGACCTCAGGCAGGAGTACAGGGGATTCAAGCATAACCACGCCTGTGTATCCAGAAATATTCTGGAGAATGTTACAAAGAATCTTGTTTCTATAGGCATAAGGAGCGGACCCGAAGAAGAATGGGTTTTTGCCAGGGAGAATAACCTTAAATACTACACGGCAGATGACGTCGAATCCATAGGCATGGTAGAAGTCCTTAAAGAAGTTATTGAATGGCTGGACTGCAGTCAGATCTATCTTTCCCTTGATATGGATGCAATAGATCCTGCTTACGCTCCCGGACTCGGCACACCTGAACCTTTCGGGCTCAGTGCCAGGGATGTCAGGACTGCGATAAGAACTCTTGCTCCTTATTCAATGGCTTTTGATATCGTGGAAATTGCCCCTGAATATGATTCAGGACAGACAGCCATGCTTGGAGCAAAACTTATGAGAGAGTTCATCGCCTCTCATGCAAAAAGCTGCATCAAAACATAA
- a CDS encoding translation initiation factor IF-5A: MKQQVEVKDLKEGKYVIIDDEACVIKSITKSKPGKHGAAKARVEAIGLFDGQKRSYIGSVANKIYVPIVERKSAQIISITGNIAQLMDMGDFSTFEIIIPDEYKDRVKEGEEVSYITALGKVKLDIRT; the protein is encoded by the coding sequence ATGAAACAGCAGGTAGAAGTAAAAGACCTTAAAGAAGGGAAATATGTAATTATTGACGACGAAGCATGTGTTATAAAAAGCATTACCAAGTCCAAACCAGGGAAACATGGAGCTGCAAAGGCAAGGGTAGAGGCTATAGGCCTCTTTGACGGCCAGAAACGTTCCTACATAGGCTCCGTTGCAAATAAAATCTATGTCCCGATCGTGGAAAGGAAGAGCGCTCAGATAATCTCAATTACTGGAAACATTGCCCAGCTTATGGACATGGGAGACTTCTCAACCTTTGAGATTATAATCCCCGATGAATACAAGGACAGAGTAAAAGAGGGTGAAGAGGTGTCTTATATCACAGCCCTCGGAAAAGTCAAACTCGATATAAGAACATAA
- a CDS encoding aldehyde ferredoxin oxidoreductase family protein, with the protein MTGWKGKTIYIDLSSGLITVKSTDEELIRRYIGGRGLGVKLLSELAKPDIDPLSPENPLVFTSGPLTGLVPMSSGAVITSKSPLTGTVFSWNAGGGFGRELRKAEIDALVIIGKAGSPSFVEIRGEEIKIAHAGSLWGKNTEACTDALKDKGSVACIGRAGEKEVLVSSFVIDSIHSGRGGLGAVAGSKLLKAVAVKGKKELLPASPESFENLKTKTLKLFEANPVLSKGLAKYGTPAFVKLLDYMDLIPCRNFSVRGTPFADMFSGEYIKSSLELEKESCPACPLGCKRRIRKTGQILPDYDSLWAFGFNLENPDFNSVLLADRICKDYGLDPISAGSVLGALAEFKSEKIEAKRIETLLEEIGEGNEPGKGARRYFSAREREDLSMDVKGLEIAGFDPRRIKGQALAYATSCHGGDYLTAFMIGPEVLGKPLLLDRFALKGKAGILQVFENLTAVLDSLVLCPFSVFAINEELCSALLHSGAEIEISPAKLLKTGERIWNLERIYNLKAGFTRKDDTLPERLFEAGSAEKGNGFLRRQEFEAALEEYYHYRGWDKEGVPLREKLGELEIGC; encoded by the coding sequence ATGACTGGCTGGAAAGGAAAAACAATATACATAGACCTTAGCTCGGGATTGATTACTGTTAAGAGTACCGATGAAGAGTTAATTCGCAGGTACATAGGCGGCAGGGGACTGGGAGTAAAACTGCTTAGCGAGCTTGCAAAACCTGACATTGACCCCCTCAGCCCGGAAAATCCCCTTGTTTTTACTTCCGGACCGCTTACAGGTCTTGTTCCCATGTCCTCAGGGGCGGTTATTACATCAAAATCCCCTCTCACAGGCACGGTGTTCAGCTGGAATGCAGGTGGAGGTTTTGGGAGGGAACTAAGGAAAGCTGAAATCGATGCCCTGGTTATTATCGGAAAAGCAGGGAGTCCTTCCTTTGTAGAGATAAGGGGAGAAGAAATAAAAATTGCACATGCAGGAAGTCTCTGGGGAAAAAACACAGAAGCATGTACTGATGCCCTGAAAGATAAAGGAAGCGTTGCCTGCATAGGCAGGGCCGGAGAAAAAGAAGTTCTTGTTTCTTCTTTTGTGATCGATTCCATTCACAGCGGGAGGGGAGGCCTGGGAGCGGTTGCAGGCTCAAAGCTGCTGAAAGCAGTGGCCGTAAAAGGAAAAAAAGAACTCTTACCTGCCAGCCCCGAAAGTTTTGAAAACCTTAAGACAAAAACGTTGAAACTTTTTGAAGCAAATCCTGTACTCTCCAAAGGACTTGCAAAGTATGGTACTCCTGCGTTTGTAAAACTTCTGGATTATATGGACCTCATTCCCTGCAGAAACTTTTCCGTGAGAGGAACTCCTTTTGCGGATATGTTCTCAGGAGAGTATATTAAATCCAGCCTTGAACTTGAGAAGGAAAGCTGCCCTGCCTGCCCCCTGGGCTGTAAACGAAGGATAAGGAAGACAGGACAAATTCTACCTGACTACGATTCTCTATGGGCTTTCGGGTTTAACCTTGAAAATCCGGATTTTAACTCGGTGCTCCTGGCAGACAGGATATGTAAAGATTACGGACTTGACCCTATCTCTGCAGGTTCCGTACTCGGTGCTCTTGCAGAATTCAAGTCAGAGAAAATCGAAGCAAAGAGAATTGAAACCTTGCTTGAAGAAATAGGGGAAGGAAACGAGCCTGGGAAAGGAGCACGGAGATATTTCTCAGCCCGGGAGAGAGAAGACCTGAGTATGGACGTGAAAGGACTTGAAATTGCAGGTTTTGATCCCAGGAGGATTAAAGGACAGGCTCTTGCTTATGCTACCTCCTGTCATGGTGGAGATTACCTTACAGCCTTTATGATAGGACCGGAGGTTCTCGGAAAACCTTTACTTCTCGACCGTTTCGCCCTTAAAGGAAAAGCTGGAATTCTGCAGGTCTTTGAAAACCTGACTGCTGTACTTGATTCACTTGTGCTCTGCCCGTTCTCGGTTTTTGCCATCAACGAAGAGCTTTGTTCAGCCCTTTTACACTCCGGTGCCGAGATAGAAATTTCACCTGCCAAACTCCTGAAAACGGGAGAAAGGATCTGGAATCTGGAGAGAATTTATAATCTGAAAGCGGGTTTCACGCGAAAAGACGATACCCTTCCTGAAAGGCTGTTCGAAGCTGGCAGTGCAGAAAAAGGAAATGGATTCTTAAGACGACAGGAATTTGAGGCAGCCCTTGAGGAGTATTACCATTATCGGGGCTGGGATAAAGAGGGGGTACCCCTTCGGGAAAAACTTGGAGAATTGGAAATCGGCTGTTAA